In the Pongo abelii isolate AG06213 chromosome 9, NHGRI_mPonAbe1-v2.0_pri, whole genome shotgun sequence genome, ACGACGACCAAATACAATACCTGCTCCTAGCCTGGATCCTGTACTGGAGGAATGTGTTATAAATGGTCAACTGACAAAATTGGAACATGAATAGTAGCTTAGATAAAAGTATTGTATCAATGTAAATTTATCAAGCTTCTATCTGTATTGTGATTACGTAAGAGAAAAATCCCTATTTTTAGGAAATATACAATGAAGTATTAGTGGTAAAGGGTCATAATGTGTATGTAATCTATCCTAAAATGGTTCagaaagaagtgtgtgtgtgcgcgtgtgtgtgtgtgtgttttacaggGAAGCAaatgaaatttaacatttttatgagTCAAAGGAagccatcaagaaagtgaaaaggcaactcatagaatgggagaaaaattttgcaagttATGCTGACAAGAGACTTGtagctagaatatataaagaactctccatttgtttgtgtcctctcttatttccttgagcagtggcttgtagttctccttgaagaggtccttgaagaggaagaatcaatatcgtgaaaatggccataccgcccaaagtaatttatagattcaatgttctccccatcaagctaccattgactttcttcacagaattggaaaaactactttaaatttcatacagaaccaaaaaagagcccacatagccaagacaatcctaagcaaaaagaacgaagctggaggcatcacactacctgacttcaaactatatacaaggctacagtaacaaaaacagcacggtactggtaccaaaacagagatatagaccaatggaacagaacagaggcctcagaaataacgccacacatctacaaccatctgatctttgacaaacctgacaaaaacaagcaatggggaaaggattccctatttaataaatggtgttgggaaaactggctagccataagcagaagtctgaaactggatcccttccttacaccttatacaaaaattaactcaagatggattaaagacttaaacataagacctaaaaccataaaaaccctagaagaaaacctaggcaataccattcaagacacaggcatgggcaaagacttcatgattaaaacaccaaaagcaatggcaacaaaagccaaaattgacaattggcatctaattaaagagcttctgcacagcaaaagaaactatcatcagagtgaacaggcaacctatagaatgggagaaaatttttgcaatctatccatctgacaaaaggttaacatccagaatctacaaagaacttaaacaaatttacaagaaaaaaaaccccatcaaaaagtgggcgaagaatatgaacagacacttctcaaaagaagacatttacgcagccaataaacatatgaaaaaagctcatcatcactggtcatgggagaaatgcaaatcaaaaccacaatgagataccatttcatgccagttacaatggcaatcattaaaaagtcaggaaacaacagatgctggagaggatgtggagaaataggaacgcttttacactgtcggtgggagtgtaaattagttcccattatggaagacagtgtggcaattcctcaaggaacaagaactagaaataccatttgacccagcaataccattactgggtgtatacccaaaggattataaatcattctgctataaagacacatacacatgtatgtttattgtggcactgttcacaatagcaaagacttggaaccaacccaaatgcccatcaatgatagactggataaagaaaatggggcacatatacaccatggaatactatgcagccataaaaaaggatgagttcatgtccttttcagggacatggatgaagctggaaaccatcattctcagcaaactaacacaggaacagaaaaccaaacactgcatgtcctcactcataagtgggagttgaacaatgagaacacatggacactggagtgggggcatcacacaccggggcctgttgcaGGGTGGGGGGCTGaaggagggataacattaggagaaatacctaatgtagatgatgggttgatgggtgcagcaaaccaccatggcaagtgtatacctatgtaacaaacctgcatgttctgtacatgtaccccagaacttaaagtattaaaaaaaaagaactctcacAATTCAATAATAAGAAGACAAAGAACTcagttaaaaatgggcaaagcatcTGAATAGACATgtttccaaagaagataaacaaatggccaataagcacctGAAAAACAAATGGAGTAAAATGTTAATAACAGGTAATCTGTGAAAAGGATATACAGGTGTTCTTTCTACTATTTTTATGTTTGCAACTTTTTGtaagtttcaaattttttttacaaattaaaagtttttaaataatccTGAATGACTTTTCTCTTTGGGCGGTGtagagcagtgtgaaaactgGTCAGAGGGAACACTATGAGCGTGAGCACGTGCACGTGTTTGCACACCTGGGAGTCTACACATGTTCCACAGAGCACTTCACCTCTCTGCTGTCACTGGCCCCTAGCCCCTGTGGCTTGCCCAGCATGCACACCATCACATCTGAGCAACATGCTTAGTTAACCGGGGGGAAGGAGGTAGAGCCCTCAGTGTTCCTGAGGTAGACAGAAGTTACCCATCAGTGTGAGCCACACTGCAGGCATTGTCCCTTTGGCTGGGGCTGACATAAAGAGATATGGAGAAGGTAGGTTAGGCCTATGCTTTGCTGTATTCTGAGAGACTTGCCATCTTCAGAGTTCTTGTTTCCATACTGCAGAGTTTCCCACTAGACTCAGAAGGGCCACtctttttctgggttctctacctatgttggagaggggaaggaaagaggaacagGACATATTTATTGAGAGCCCACTATGTGCctttatatattatttcactCAAATGAGACAGAACCCTGCAAGATggataaactgaggctcagagagcttcaGTAACTTGGCCAAGGTCCCATAGCAAGCAAGGGGTGGAGCCAGATTCAAAGCTAAACCCAGACTCCTCACTTCCCCACTTCCACCAGACACACTTCCTTCAgatactgagtttttttttttttttctttccattatttcTCCTCTTTTGGTGTCTGAGTTGAGGTCAAAGCCTGTTCTCATCCCGGGAAATGAAACCAAATCATTGGTGACTGTAATGGATCCAAAAGACCCAGGCAACTTTGGAAAACACCAGCAGCACTGCCATCAGCTCTGTTTCTTGAGGGCATGGTGATGTTGGCAATCACTCTGAAGGAAGAGGACAGAAATGTCTCTTATCTTTGCTTTAACTGCCAAAGCAGACACAGTCTTCAGGGCTGGGTGCCAAGTCAGGGGTACCATGTAGCCAGAGATCCTGGCACACATCTGGATAGCTGTTTGAAGAATCTTCCTGCCAAAGGGGGTTGGGGTAGTGGTGAGGACATCTGAGGAGGAAAGGGATCCTACAACTATAAGGATGGGGTGGTGAATGATGAGGGTCCTAGGAGTGGCCATTCTGACTTCAGGGTATGGTCAAGGGCAATATGCATGAGTagggagggaatggggaggaaaATTTCTTGGCAGTCTCCCCTTTATCCTCTGCTCTTCCTCTACTTTTCAGGCCTCCAAGCCTCAGCACTCATCCTGTTTCTCATTCTTAAAGGCCTCTCTGTTAGCTGAAGACCCAAAAGAGGGTTTCTAGGAGAATAGGTTGTAAGCCTAGAGCCACAAATAGCCATCAGACAGGAAGGGTCTGCCTACAGGGGCATCAGCTCAGAGGGAAGCAGAGCTGAAACACAGTGATAATGTCATTTGAGTCTttggatccagccatgcctgaagcccTGCACTTTTAAATTAAGGGGACCAAAAATTTGCATTTTCACATAAGAAATTTTCAACTGGCTATCTGTCACTTATAAGAAGAATAACATGAATAGCATTCTAACTGAAACAGTACTGGATTTTCTAGTATGATTTTCAAGTACAGATCTTCTATAACAGCCAAGGGAGGATGCAGAGAACTTTAGGATAGAGCCATTGCACATGGAAAATCCAGAATCTAGAGACACTGAAGAGAGGAGGAGAGCTGGCCAGCCCCTGCCTCAGGAGGCCTCTGCTCTAGGGATAGGGTAAGATACTCAAGTCTGGCTTCATGTCTGAATCTCTTTAGGGAAGCCTGGAGAAAGGATAGGCCAGCCCCAATTTGAGGGTTCTGCAACCTACAGTTTTTCCTGAAGTTGTTCCAGGTAATGATGGTTGCTACCTTCTGCTGAGCCTATGCTACATGACCAATGTATTACACTATCGATCACTTTATTTCTCACAGCAGCCCTGAGAAGTACAGATATTGGCACAATTTTCTAGAGGAAGAACTGAAAGTTCACAATGGTGCAGTAACTAActagtcacatagctagtaagcaGCAGAGCAGGGATTCAAATCTAGTGTATTAGACTCCAAAACCTGTGTTTTTAACAACCATATTGTATGTTACTTCCTCCAAGATGGGTCAATGAGGCAGGGGACATTGATTGGCTATATGGAGAATTAATAATAATCTTTTCTGTTGGTACAGCCCTAGAGAGTTTACAAAGCACAATTGTATATGCAATCTCACtacatccattttacagatatggaaactgaggctcagaggtagGAAGTGATTTACTCAAAGTCATTTGGGCAAACAGGATAAACCACCCAGAGATAACTCTCCTTAAATTAAGCAGGCAGTCTGTAGTCTGTGAATACTCATAATGTGTGGGGGGAGGAAGGAGCTGGCCTCACCACACTGAACCATGCTTGAGGGCAGTGATGGTATCAGTCTGTCCAACGAAGGTCTCAGACAGGTGAGGGGACCAACAGGTATTGCAGCCACAGACCCAACTGCGGAACACAAATCCCACTACACCAAAGGACTCTGAATTCACAAAAAGATTCCCAGTCCCAGCCAGGCACCATTTATTTTTCAGCAACACTTGATATGGGCAAATTCCAGTTCAACTAGAGAGATTCAGCTTCCTGGTGTTCCCAGGGGGATCTAGCTCTGAAAAGAGCCCCTTTCTTCTGTCAGGACAAACTCAGCAAAAAAGGCTGCAGGTCTGAGCTGAGCAGCCTGGAGAGTGGGGATTCCAACTCCCCCTGAGAGTGTCTACGTGCCTGGCTGGCTTCCTCCCTGAGGAAAGTCGCTGTCCCAGCCCAAGCCCTAGGGCCCCTCACTGTTGGACCTGCCCTGATGCTTTGCCAAACTCAGAGGCACCTGTCCTAGACAGACGAGGCAAAGCTGACTTTCACTGTTCCCTGGGTGATCCGCACCTGGAGGAGTCATCAGGCAGGGATCCGGGTGATGGGACAGAAGGGGCCAGGGTAGCCACTGTTGTTCACTGCTGGAAGTGTGTCAGGGGACTGGAAGGTGAACAGCAATCCCACCTGTCTCCTAGAGACCCTGTCCTCCGTGTGTAGGGGACAGTAGGGGATGGGTACACAGGGAGGAATCCAGCCCTGGGGCTTCCTTGAAGCCAAGTGAGCAGCCTTCTGGATTTGTTTTCCCACAAACAGTCTTTGAAACTGGGGCAAGTGTTGAAGGCAGAACAGAGTAAAAGAAGCAGCTTCATGAGGCCAAACCCAGTCTCTCCAGGTCTAGGTAGTCCAGCATAGGTTCTGGGAGTAGATGCCAGCTCTACCACTTGATTTCTTTGGTATGACCTTAACTTTTTGCCATCCTTTCACTAGTATTTATTGAGAACCCTCTGCATATTGAGAACCCTCTGCATCAGTGCTAACCAAAAAATGGATTCAGTCACCTTCCTGGAGGTTCCAATCAGTGGAGGAGACAAATATTAATCCAACAACCAGTAcccccctacccctacccccacAGAAAGTGTGAAACGCCCAAGAGATAGATAGTATATAATTAGAGAGACTTCACCCTCTCTGGAAGGTCAGAGAAGGCTTTCCTAAAGAAATGATAATGGAGCTGAGGTCTGGAAGAAGCATAGGAGTTTCCTGAAGAGGGTAGGAGGGGGCACTGCACACAGAGGGAACAGGACAGTCAAAGGCAGGCCATTTGGCAACAGGTGACTGGAAGGAACAGGAAGAAAGCCCATGAGGCTGAAGTACAGAGTGAATATGCAGGGTCTAGGCAGACCATGCAAGAATGTGGGTTTCTCCTAAGAGCAACAGGAAGCCTTTTGAGGTGCTCTTAGCAGGGAAGTGAGATGATCACACTTATCGTTTGAGAAGATTACTCTGGCAGCACAGTGAACAACGTATTGGAATGGAACCAAGGAGCATTCAGGAGGCCATACAGAAGGTATCAGGTATttgcctgtaaaatgggggtgatgaGAATACTATCTTACCAGCTGTTGCCAGGATCCAATGAGATACTGCATTTTAAGCATCTATtctagtacctggcacatagtaaaggcTCAGTAAGCGTCGATATTGTTACTTTTATCATTGGTTCTTTGCAGAGTGCACATATTTCTTATCCAGGTATGCTCCTGTGTGATGGGGTGGAGGGGGTAGTTGTGGTTTCCAGAGTGGAAACGTGATTTGTGTCAAATCACAACGTCGAGACCAGAATCCAGGACGCCTGAAGGCCCGATTAGAATGGCTTAAAAGTACGGATTATTCAGGAAGAAAAACGGGTTCCAATCGCTCCTACTAGACGCTGGAGGGATGGTGAACGATCCTTTAGATGGTAAGCCCTAGCACTTATTGAGAAAAACAGGTGCTTCTTCGGTCGGAGAGCAGGTGTAGGGCTCGCAGCCGCGTGCGCTCCCGCGGAGGCGGGGGACCCTCGCCACTCCCCCGCCCCACGACCACCCACGAGCTTCCGACTGCACCTGCTCCCCCGGCTCGGAAATGCGGGCCAGGTGCCGGGCTGCAGGCAGAGGGTGCCCGGGGGAGGAGGTCCCGAAAGGCTCCTCCACTCGCCTGCACCGGCTGCCCCCTCCCCAGTCACGTGGCCCGGTGGGTGGGGACCGACCTGAAGTTGGAGAAATCCCGAGCGCTCCCAACTTCGGAGGGAGTCGCCCGTCCTCCGGGCCCGGGCGGTGGACTCTGGAGCCCCGGCTGGCGGCGTGGAGGTGCGTTTCTGAGAAGCCGGGCAGCGGCGCGGGCGGCGGGACTCGAGGCATGGCCCGGCTATCGGTGATCCCTGGGTCGGCCACGGCGTGGACAGGTGAGCAGGGACCCGCGGCCAGCGGCAGAGATGGCCGGGGCTGCCAGGGCATCGGGCCCCAGAGCCCACGCCCATCCAGGGGATGCGGAGCCCCCACGCAGGAGGGGGCGGTTGGGTGAAGAGGCCGCGGTGGATTCTCGGCCTGCCGGTTCAGTCCCACCAGCGCCGCCGCCTCCTCGCCGGCTTTGCCACCGGGTGAGCAGGGGACGCGGGACGCTGGTGAGCCGCGCGGGGCGTGGACTCTGTGCCGGCCCCGCCCCCCGCGCGCGCACTGGCTGCTCCCCGCGACGTCACGCTCGGCTATAAAAAGCGCGGCGCGGGGCCCTTGCGGTGCTGGAGGAGCTCGAGGCTGAGGCTGCCGCGGGGTTGCGGGCTACCGGGCCACCGGCGCCTCAGCGATGTTTTACTCAGGGCTCCTCACTGAGGGCGGCCGCAAGGAGACCGACAGGCGAGAGGCGGCGTCACTGCGACAGCAGCGCCGGATGAAGCAGGCGgtgcagttcatccacaaggactccgCCGACCTGCTGCCCCTGGACGGCCTCAAGAAGCTGGGCTCGTCCAAGGACACGGTGAGCCCCCGCCGCTGTTCTCGCCCCGGCCCCGGCGGCTTCGCGCCCGCGGTTTTCCGAGGCCCGGCCGTTGCGGCTTTCACTGAGTCACCGCCCGGCCCGCCGCTGCCCTTGGCTCGCGGTCGCTGCGTCGCGGATTCCTCCCCTTCCAGCACCCCTGCTGCGGTTTCGGTGGGGATTCCGTCGTAGCTTTTCTAGCTTGCGCTCCCCTCGGCTGTGCCTCCTCCCTGGATGTCTCTTCTCCAGTAGAAGGAAGACGTCCTGCCCTGCCCTCTTGCCCTcgggtcttctttctttttccttactcTTAATATCGAATTTTGTTCGTGAGGCTTATGCCTCCTACGCTGTGTGGCTGGTCCTATGACCCAGACAGAGGTGATTCCTAATGGCTTCGTGTGAGGGGGGAAGAAGTGGAAAGGGGTTTTTTTGACAGTTGCCAGATCCAGAGGACTTTTGTTGAATCCATTGTCCCCCTATGCAAAATCCACTTCTCTAGTTTTGGTCCTACCTTTGACCTTCCATCCtgagtggggagagagaaaaggggccAAATGTGAAGGTTTCCTGAACCGCCAACATCTCTTCATCATTCTCCTCTTCCAGCCCCGCCCCCAAGGAGTGGGTAGAGGGAGGAAGCCAGGCTGCTCCATCTCACCGACCAGCTAATGTGTGCATTTGGAGCTGGGGTGGGTGCAGTCTTTTTTTCTAGCACAGTTGTTCTTGGCATTAAGTAGAAGCACCCCAGGACAGGGAGCCTGGGGTCAAAGATGGTACTGTCCTTTTTCTATAGAATGGTATGGATGGCTAAGGGTTACCAATATAAAGAACTGTATTTGTCATCCCTCAGCCACTGTAGTGGTCCTGGGCCAagtttatgtttaactttgtagTTTTATCTGGAGTTTTCTTGTAGTTTGATTGCTTTCTTGAATTTCACAATCGCTTTATTCATTTGGTTGGTAATATATGAAACACTaattaaatgtcttttaacaAATGAAATAGGTGCTCTGCAtaatttttctagtattttttattttaagcttttaaaatgtttaattttggatttggttgtCGGCCCTAGTTCACTGAAATTGCCATTGCTGGCCCCAGGAGGGCAGAGCTTCTgcatccatttcctttttttttttttttttttttttttaatttaacagctCTAATGATACACAggtacaaatatacaaaaattatacacGGTATAATTTTTCTCCTCCCTGCCATTAGTTACTTCTGTGCAGGGTTTGTCTACTTCAGTTATCTtgctctgttttttaaaagttgtttttttgtttcgttttgcttTTTGCACAAGCCACAGGATAGTTTATCTGATTTATGCTAACCCAGAGTGATAAGTGATTGAAATGTGCTCCTGCAAAAGAGATAactctcttttcccttctttcacTTTAAAGCAATCTCGATTCATTTAACAAATCAGATTCAAGAAGTATTCTTTCCTTCAGGCCAAATAATCCTATCCTAGTTCCTAGAATGCTCAGCAATCAATAAAGAAGGAAGTATCATATTAAGAGAAGAATTAAAATACAGAGTTTTTTAATGCTGGATTTGGTTGTCCCTTGTTGTCGAGGAGTTTCCTAGCCCTGAGAGCTACCTGAGCTTCCTTCTGCCTAGGATTTCTTATACTACTTCATGCTGTGTAACAATTCCATCCGCTTTTCTGACTCCAGTCTGTCTCAGTTAAGTCACAAAGGGCTGATAGCATACAGCACAGGCAGCAGGCTGCAAAGAGGAAGGAGCCTCAAGAAGCAGGATATTGCCTTGAGTATGACACATACACATGACAGTTGACTGTGAGGCTCTGAATCATGGTTCATGCTTTCTGTGCCCCACCGTCATGGAGTTGATTTCCCTCTCTCACTGTTTTCACACCTATAATGTACAAGTGATTGCACAGAACAGCCAGGTTACAGAAACCAAGGCAGACTGAGGTAGGGCTAGGAGAGCCGCAAGTGCTGGGGTGAGGCAGCATGCTTAAACTCTCTTGGAACTGTTGTTGCAGCCTTAGTACAATCTTAGAAGTGACCTTAGAAgtacattattattgttttactttataaatacATCTGGGACAGACCAGTGTTGACTCAATTTTCTCTCACTGCAAGGGAAATTTGGAGGATGCTAAAATTAATTGAATAGTTCTTACTTGAAGTAGTTTTTAGTATAATCTCGACAGAAGGAGTCCAAGAAAAGGGAGAGGAAGCATCAGAGGGAGataaggaagagagaggagaaattAGTTGTTACTAACTTTTGGGTTTGTGAAGATTGTAGGTTGTTTTTCCTCATACTAGTAACCTATATTTGAATTATACCGCTGGGATTTCTGAATTATCTACCTCTTACTATGCTGTTTCTGTAATGTTCACTAGCTCTTTTAGGACTGGCAGAAGGCAACCATAGGAAATCAAAGGGGGTCATGTTCTCTTGCCCCAGGAAAGTGCCTTTGCCTATTCCTGTGTATATGGAGTTGGCTGATACAAAGTCTTCTgtggaaattatatttttgtctgGCCCTTTTGCTTTTATCCTTTTATCTTGTATTGTTCATTCTGTATTAGATTAAGAACTAAAACCAGAGATATGAGTGAGTaatattatatttgattttttttttttttttttttaagagacagtttctcactctattgcccaggctggaatgcagctgtAGTCAcatcttactgcagcctcgacctcgcaGGCTCAAGAgatactcccacctcaacctcctgagtagctaggattacaggtgcacgccacaccaatctaacttttgtattttttgtagagatgggattttgccatattacccaggttggtcttgaactcctgatctcaagcgatctgcccactttagcctcccaaagtgctgggattacaaacatgatctaccacacccagccctgatttttttttttttttaaactcgaTGAAGCTGGAGAAAAACATCTCCGTTCTTGGAAATTTGCCTATTGTAATTTATCTTGTTTTAGCTACCAGGTTCATAAAAGTTTTTCTCATTGTACTaaggactttttaatttttaaaaacagtcatGTTATGTGATAATATGCTGTCTTTCCTAAATGATATTATACTTACCTGTATGCATTAGGCCATATTCTTACTTGTCTGGCAATAGAGTTTTTCTTTCCTACATATGATTGCTTCTGATCATAGCTAAATGCTTTTTCAAAACTGACTAGAATTAGGAATGACGCTGGGGGAAAGACGGTTGAACACAGTAAAGCAAACTTACCATAAAATACCTGAACAGCAGCTCTGTCTGATAGAGCAGGTCTGTGTGGTGTGCCCTACAAATTAGCCATCCATGTCACCACAAGTCATAGGCTGGAGAATTTCAGAGGCTTAGAAGAGAAGCGTGAAATTCCAGTATAACACCAAGATCTGGCACAAACTGAAGATTTACAGAGTCGTGATTGCATCCTAGTAATAGCAAACATTATTTGAATACTTGCTGTGTTCAGGACACAGTCTAGGGGCTAGGACACAAATAGGAAGATAGAAAAGTTTCTCATTATAAACAGGTTTATAGGTTAGGGGGCAGGGAAGGACAGATCAGTTAatttaatatacaaatattaatatatttattgagtacctactacacATGTCATGCAATAATTTAAGCCTTGGAGATATAATAGTGAACCAAAACTGAGTTCCTGCCTTGACGGAACTTGCATTCTTGTGGGAGgaggagacagaaagtaaaattagGTAAATGTATAtaaggtaataataataaatattttctatggagaaaataaatcagGGTAAGGGGAATAGGGAAGGCAGTGACTGGGGTGGGGTGGAGCCTGGCTATTTTGTACAGGGTTGTCTGGGAAGGCCTATCTGATAAGATTACATTTGAGGAGATACTGAAGGAAATTAAGGAGCAAAGTTTCTCAGGGAAGAGTgttctaggcagaaggaacagcaagtgcaaaggacTGAGGCGTCACTGTGCTTGATATAACTGAAGAACTGTAAGAGGACCAGTGTAGCTAGAGCAAAATGAGCAAGGGGGAGGGTgatagaagataacatcagagaTGTAGTAGGAGGCCATTGTGCAGGCATTtgggtgttttttaaaattattttgtatttttttatttttcactctctTCAGCGCATACCTATGCATTTGGGTTTTAACCTGAGATTGGAAACGAGTGGAATATTTTGAGCAGAGGGGTGACATGATACGacttattttacaaaaagactactCAGGCTACTATGTGGGTTACACTATAAAGGCGCAAGAGTAGATGAAGCAGGAAGACTGATTAGGAAGCTATTATACAGTAATCGAAGTGAGAGGTGATGGTACCTCAGAGCAGTGTGATAAGCTGTGAAGGAGACGAGAAAGGATCAGGTTCTAGATATATGTTGAAGGCACAGCTGACAAATGTAATTGATGCATTGGATTAAGAGTGAAAGAGTAATCAAGGAAGACCACGAGTTTTTTAACCTAGCCATTGGAAGAATAGAATTATCACTTACTGAAGTGATAAGACTTGTGGGGAGAGCAGGTTGAGGATGGCAAATAAGAATGAAGAGTTTGCAGGCTGGGCGcgctggttcacgcctgtaatcccagcactttgggaggccgaggcgggcagatcacgagttcaggagatcgagatcatcctggctaacatggtgaaaccccgtctctactaaaaatacaaaaaattagtcgggcatggtggcgggcacctgtagtcccagctactcgggagactcgggaggctgaggcaggagaatggcgtgaacccaggaggcggagcttgcagtgagctgagatcgtgccagtgcactccagtctgggcaacagagcgagactccgtctcaaaaaaaaaaaaaaaggaatgaagagttTGATTTTTGAACAAGTTTAGGGTCCCAATTAGTTACTTAAATGTAGATGCTGAATAGACAATTCTAGAAGAAGATAAGTAACACCACCAGAAAGCCTGTGCTAGTTGCCAAGATGTTATAGTCAAATGTGCTAGAGGAGTCCAGTGGAAGAAGTGATTTTTCTAGCCTGATGTGATGATAAGGATGGAGACTGGCATCTAATTACACCTTTACCATTCCCTTTGAGCCAGCTGACTGTGAGATGGTATGGAGAGAAGGCTGCCTCTAGAGTATGCTTTGTAGAACCTCAGAGTAGGAAGAATTTTACAGGTTTTACATTTTACaggttttacattttacagaatTTTACATTTGTGAATCCTTTCTAACAAAATGCAGCCTCCATGAGCAGCTGAGAAACCATTATCTCAGACTAATCCACAAAACAGATAACGATGAGGAATAGGTTGTTTGTTGGGTCATGAGCAAAGGCAAAGAAATGGAACACAGAAGGCCTGGGGCAGTGTAACAGCCTGCCTTATGTTTTTGAGCAACTGCAAACTGAAGAACAATCTGTTTATGTTTCCATGGGGTAGAATGGGTCACGTGTTATATATTCAGCTAGTAAGCAAAGAGAAGGCACAAATATTGGTGACCTTTTTGATTTCCAAGGTCAGAGATAGAGACATGTATACTGGGCTTGACTCAGGAGTCCATGTTTATCTATAGACTGTGTATGAGGACTAAAATGGAGTAGGATGATTTCAGGCACTTTTGGGGTAAAAGAAAAAGTGAATGGTATCCATGACCCTTGTTCTAACTAAGCTCTAGTTGTGGCTCTATTGCTAGCTAGTGACCTTGGATTTCTCTCTTGGGAATAAATGCTACAAAGAAAGCAGACCCCTATCATTTCCTCTGTTTTCTAGTTTGGTTCATTCTGTGGACCACAGAAA is a window encoding:
- the LOC129048692 gene encoding uncharacterized protein LOC129048692, giving the protein MPWQPRPSLPLAAGPCSPVHAVADPGITDSRAMPRVPPPAPLPGFSETHLHAASRGSRVHRPGPEDGRLPPKLGALGISPTSGRSPPTGPRDWGGGSRCRRVEEPFGTSSPGHPLPAARHLARISEPGEQVQSEARGWSWGGGVARVPRLRGSARGCEPYTCSPTEEAPVFLNKC